A stretch of DNA from Clostridia bacterium:
CTGCAGCGCAAGGGCCCGCCCCAGCGCCACCTGGAGATAGGGGTCGCCTGGCTGAAGCTTGGCGGCCTTGCGGTACTGCTTCACAGCCTCGTCGTACTCCTTGGCCTCCATTGCGCGGTAGGCAAGCACCCTGGAATCGTATATCTTCACCTTGGCCTGCGTTCGAAGGTCCGAAAGGTACTTGTCGCGCAGTTCTTTCTCCTTCCGGAGCCTGATCATCTTGTCCAGATTAGTGCGGACCTCATCCAGAACCAGCTTGGGCTGGCTCTTCTGCATCCTCTCGAACTCGGCCTTGATCTCATCCTCTGTTGCCTCAACTGCACCAACGGCCTGCCTGGGGAATCCCTCTACCATCTGCCGGTCGGCCACCCACTTACTATAGGAAGCTGTGGTGAACCCCCACCGCGACAGTGCGGAAACCCAGTCAGAATCGTTCTCGAAGTTGGCGCGGTCCGACTTGACCTGCGAGTCCACTGCGGCCTGATCCGGAGCGTAGTTCGCCTTCTTCGCTGCGTTGAGGATTGCTGCGTCATCGATAAGCTTGTCCATGACCGTCGACCTTATCGAATCGAGTTGATCGGGCCTCAGGCCTCCGAATGCCATGCGCTCGTAGTACTGCCAGGCGAATTCGCGGCTGAGCTCGAGCTCGGTTATGCGCCTGCCATCGACCTTCGCGACAGTGAGCCCACTGCCCTGAGCTGAACCTGAAGACCGTTCCAGAAACATAGGTACGATCATGCCAACCGCGAGAAGCCCCGCTATAACGGCTACAAAGGTGCCCATTCGCTTACGCATTCCTACGAACAAATGTGAAACCCTCCCAGCTATGCTGTGTAACCTACGATATTGTATCGCACGGCTCAAGCAGTGTCAACGCACCCGCAAGGCGCGCGCAAGGCTGCTGCAAGGCGCAAGCCAGGGCTGAACGATCCCTATGCTTCAACGAGAAGGCCCGTTCCAAGCCATCTCATCGCCTATCGTGGTTGCCGCTCCATGCCCAGGATAGACTCGGGTTCGTTCGTCCATGGGAAACAACACATCGTGGATGGACTTCCACAGTGCACCCTCGTCACCGCCCTCTAGGTCGGTGCGGCCCACACCCATGTTGAACAGGGTGTCGCCTGTGAACACTACGAGATCCTCAGGCGCCCACAGGCATACGCCTCCAGGAGTGTGGCCAGGCGTGGCCAGAATGCGGAAGTCCACGCCGCCAACGTGCAGTGTCTCCCCGTCTTCAAGAGTCTCATCCGCATCCAGCCTGTCGTTGCCTGCTCCGCACCGAGCCAGGATGCGGAAGGTGTCGATTGGGCACGCAAGCATGGGAGCATCTTTCACTCCCACATGCACCTTCGCTCCTGTGATCCGGCGAAGCTCTCCGACTCCACCGATGTGGTCGGGGTGCCCATGAGTGCATATGATTGCCCCACATCTGAGGCCGAGTGAATCCAGGGCTCTCACTATACCCTCGGCCTGCGCTCCCGGGTCGATGACCGCCGCCTCATCTGCCCCATCGCGCCACACTATGTAGCAGTTGGTGGAGAGAGGGCCAACAGCCATACGCTGAACCCTGAGATTCTCTGATTCCGCCAATACAGCAACCCCCTTAGAAATCCCTGGAGCTGTCGAGGATTATGGTCACAGGTCCATGGTTCACCAGGCCCACTTCCATCTCTGCTCTGAATACCCCAGTTTCCACATGCACTCCAGTTGCTCGAACCGCGTCGATGAACTCATGGTAAATCACGACGGCCTGATCTGGAGGCGCAGCATCAGTGAAGCTAGGCCGCTTGCCCCGCCGGCAATCGCCGTAGAGCGTGAACTGTGAGACTGCAAGCATGCTGCCTCCCACATCCCGAAGAGAGAGGTTCATCTTGCCATAGGCATCATCGAATACGCGAAGGCCCGTGATCTTGTCGGCCATGTAGCAGACATCATCAGACCCATCCGACCGAGTCACCCCGAGGAGCACCAGTACGCCGCGGCCGATCCTCCCTACCTCCGCACTGCGCCCCATCTCACCGTCGACCTCTTTGCCGCCAGCCTCTTCACCCCGGGCGTTCTCCTGGCGCACTCTCACCCACGCGCTGCCGACCCTCTGCACAACAGCCCTCAACTACACCACACCTGCCTGCACCGAAGTATCTGTGATCCTCCTCCAAGCTGAATGCCCTAGCTTGGCCGCGCCCTGTGAGCATCGCGGACCCCGGCGACCTTGGAAAGCCTGCGGATCACCGTGTTCATGTGGGCCACATCGGTTATCTCTACAGTCATGTTGATCATCGCAGCGTGACTTTTGAGAGTTCGAGCGGTGACTGCACTCACGTGCGCATGGGTCTCCACCACTGCGTTCATGACATCAGTGAGCAGCCCTGGGCTATCGTGGGCTTCCATTTCGATCTCGACGGCATAGGAGACGCCTTCGCCGATGTCCCACTCAACCTCAACCCGCCTGTTCTCATCGTCTATCTCGATACCCACATTCGGGCAATCCTCTCTGTGAACAGAAATCCCGCGCCCTCTGGTGATGTAGCCTACAATGGCGTCTCCTGGCGCCGGGCTGCAGCATCTGGCGAACCTCACGAGCACATTGTCCACACCGTGCACCCGCACGCCCTTAGAAGAACGGACACTGGGGTGGGCTTCGCGAGCCGGCCTCTGATCCTCCTGCACCCGTTCTGGCAGGAGTTTCCCTATGGCCTGCGCGGCCGAGATCCTCCCGTACCCGATGCTCGCCAGGAAGTCCTCTGCGCTCAGATGGCTGAACTTGTGAGCCGCGTCGAGAAGGCGATCCTCCTTCATGTTCGCGTGAACCTCAGCCCCAACGCGCCTCAGTTCCCGCTCAAGCAGTTCCTTCCCTCGCTCGATGGATTCCTCTCTTCTAAGCTCCTTCACCCATTGTCTGATCTTGCCCTTGGCCTTGGCGGTCTTGGCAATCGCCAGCCAGTCCTGTTTTGGACCGGTGGTCGTCTTGCTCGTGATCACCTCAACGATATCGCCGGTGGCGAGCTCAGTTCCGAGGGGCGCCATCCTCCCGTTCACGCGGGAACCCACGCACCTGTTGCCCACATCCGTGTGAATCGCGTAGGCAAAATCGATGGGCGTAGAGCCGGCAGGCAAGGCCTTCACGTCGCCTTTCGGGGTGAACACGTACACCTCATCGGAAAAGAGGTCCACCTTGAGGGTCTCCACGAACTCCTCGCCGTTTCTGGTCTCCTTCTGCCATTCCAGAATCTGCCGAAGCCAGGTTATCTTGTCTTCGAAATCGCCGCCTGCTCCGCCTTCCTTATAGCGCCAGTGAGCAGCAATGCCGTATTCCGCCGTCCGATGCATCTCTACGGTGCGGATCTGGATCTCGAGAGGCTCTCCACGGGGCCCCACTACAGTGGTGTGGAGAGACTGGTACATGTTGGACTTGGGCATCGCGATATAGTCCTTAAACCGCCCCGGAATCGGC
This window harbors:
- a CDS encoding SurA N-terminal domain-containing protein, whose protein sequence is MFVGMRKRMGTFVAVIAGLLAVGMIVPMFLERSSGSAQGSGLTVAKVDGRRITELELSREFAWQYYERMAFGGLRPDQLDSIRSTVMDKLIDDAAILNAAKKANYAPDQAAVDSQVKSDRANFENDSDWVSALSRWGFTTASYSKWVADRQMVEGFPRQAVGAVEATEDEIKAEFERMQKSQPKLVLDEVRTNLDKMIRLRKEKELRDKYLSDLRTQAKVKIYDSRVLAYRAMEAKEYDEAVKQYRKAAKLQPGDPYLQVALGRALALQGKAKDSVAAFEKATKIVPTDPYVVIAQADANRDAGDADQAVELYKRASELADKDVFAHALIADGYRKMDRADDASAEDALMADIQLAQKEAAQKALEEAKAEAEKKAANDASAQPAVEPKK
- the dtd gene encoding D-aminoacyl-tRNA deacylase — its product is MRAVVQRVGSAWVRVRQENARGEEAGGKEVDGEMGRSAEVGRIGRGVLVLLGVTRSDGSDDVCYMADKITGLRVFDDAYGKMNLSLRDVGGSMLAVSQFTLYGDCRRGKRPSFTDAAPPDQAVVIYHEFIDAVRATGVHVETGVFRAEMEVGLVNHGPVTIILDSSRDF
- a CDS encoding bifunctional (p)ppGpp synthetase/guanosine-3',5'-bis(diphosphate) 3'-pyrophosphohydrolase; its protein translation is MVRSKHTIEDLLAKAGKNRPGVDMGMVRQAWEYAECAHSGQFRESGEAYFEHPAAVAFILAGMDLDPNTITAGLLHDVVEDTSKSIDEIRTTFGPEIAMLVDGVTKLSRLDFKNREEQQAESLRKMFVSMAKDIRVVLIKLADRLHNMRTLRHSPPEKQKRVARETVEIYAPLAHRLGMWAIKWELEDLSLRYLEPAAYYELVDRVAKKRQEREGIIEDARRTLAAALEEIGVSGEIQGRPKHFFSIYQKMTQQGKDFSEIWDLMGLRVIVGTLRECYAALGAVHTIWKPIPGRFKDYIAMPKSNMYQSLHTTVVGPRGEPLEIQIRTVEMHRTAEYGIAAHWRYKEGGAGGDFEDKITWLRQILEWQKETRNGEEFVETLKVDLFSDEVYVFTPKGDVKALPAGSTPIDFAYAIHTDVGNRCVGSRVNGRMAPLGTELATGDIVEVITSKTTTGPKQDWLAIAKTAKAKGKIRQWVKELRREESIERGKELLERELRRVGAEVHANMKEDRLLDAAHKFSHLSAEDFLASIGYGRISAAQAIGKLLPERVQEDQRPAREAHPSVRSSKGVRVHGVDNVLVRFARCCSPAPGDAIVGYITRGRGISVHREDCPNVGIEIDDENRRVEVEWDIGEGVSYAVEIEMEAHDSPGLLTDVMNAVVETHAHVSAVTARTLKSHAAMINMTVEITDVAHMNTVIRRLSKVAGVRDAHRARPS
- a CDS encoding MBL fold metallo-hydrolase codes for the protein MAESENLRVQRMAVGPLSTNCYIVWRDGADEAAVIDPGAQAEGIVRALDSLGLRCGAIICTHGHPDHIGGVGELRRITGAKVHVGVKDAPMLACPIDTFRILARCGAGNDRLDADETLEDGETLHVGGVDFRILATPGHTPGGVCLWAPEDLVVFTGDTLFNMGVGRTDLEGGDEGALWKSIHDVLFPMDERTRVYPGHGAATTIGDEMAWNGPSR